Proteins from a single region of Lujinxingia litoralis:
- a CDS encoding trypsin-like peptidase domain-containing protein, giving the protein MKTPARHRPALLTRGRLAAICGALVCVVGAPLAAQPPTAPLWTEGAGVRQADPSPFVRLVESVGPAVVSVVVGYTPGTGPSHLRDLGPGPGLAQGSGFVIHQDGYVLTNFHVIDNAASIHVRFSDHRELPARVVGVDQGTDLALLKLERTNGPLPVAPLGDSDALEVGDYVLAIGNPLGLHHSVSAGIVSALGRRNLPVEGRKQQGDFIQTDAPINPGNSGGPLVNMTGEVIGINTAINREGQGISFAIPINMVKTLLPQLRERGYVERSWLGVRVQALEPLLASSFSLENSEGALITEVVDPSPASRAALQEGDVITRFASHTIRNDDDLPWYVSTLAAESQVEIEVIRQGQPLTLEVTMEAIPNQDAPRLPDTPLEPLADPTSPTRFGVEVSALTTRLARQVQAPDDQGVLVTGMSDDSPARRGGLRHRDVIVEVDTTPIDSEESFRQAVESLHTGEVVRLKVLRRGRAFYLAFER; this is encoded by the coding sequence ATGAAGACTCCGGCCCGCCATCGCCCTGCCCTCTTGACCCGCGGCCGCCTGGCGGCGATTTGCGGTGCGCTGGTGTGCGTGGTTGGCGCGCCGCTGGCTGCACAGCCGCCCACTGCGCCGCTGTGGACCGAAGGGGCCGGGGTCCGCCAGGCCGACCCCTCGCCCTTTGTGAGGCTGGTAGAGAGCGTGGGGCCCGCGGTGGTCAGCGTGGTGGTGGGCTACACGCCGGGCACCGGTCCCTCGCACCTGCGGGATCTGGGGCCGGGACCGGGGCTGGCGCAGGGCTCGGGCTTTGTGATCCATCAGGACGGCTACGTGCTGACCAACTTCCACGTGATCGACAACGCCGCATCTATCCATGTGCGCTTTAGCGATCATCGCGAGCTCCCGGCTCGGGTGGTTGGGGTCGACCAGGGCACGGACCTGGCGCTGCTCAAACTGGAGCGCACCAACGGGCCGCTGCCGGTGGCGCCGCTGGGCGACAGCGATGCGCTTGAAGTCGGCGACTATGTGCTGGCCATCGGCAACCCCCTGGGGCTTCATCACTCGGTGAGCGCGGGCATCGTCAGCGCGCTGGGCCGGCGTAACCTGCCGGTGGAGGGGCGCAAACAACAGGGCGACTTTATCCAGACCGACGCTCCGATCAACCCGGGCAACTCCGGCGGGCCCCTGGTGAACATGACTGGCGAGGTCATCGGCATCAACACCGCCATCAATCGCGAGGGCCAGGGCATCAGCTTTGCGATCCCCATTAACATGGTCAAAACCCTGCTCCCCCAACTCCGGGAGCGCGGCTATGTGGAGCGCAGCTGGCTGGGAGTGCGTGTCCAGGCTCTGGAGCCCCTGCTGGCGTCGAGCTTTTCGCTGGAGAACTCCGAAGGGGCGCTGATCACCGAGGTGGTCGATCCCAGCCCGGCCTCGCGCGCCGCGCTGCAAGAGGGGGATGTGATCACCCGTTTCGCCAGCCATACCATTCGTAACGATGATGACCTCCCCTGGTACGTCTCGACCTTAGCGGCCGAGAGTCAGGTGGAGATCGAGGTCATTCGCCAGGGCCAACCCCTGACGCTGGAGGTGACCATGGAGGCCATCCCCAACCAGGACGCCCCTCGCCTGCCAGACACTCCGCTGGAACCCCTGGCGGACCCGACATCGCCGACCCGCTTCGGTGTGGAGGTCTCCGCGCTGACCACGCGCCTGGCCCGCCAGGTGCAGGCTCCCGACGACCAGGGAGTGTTGGTCACCGGGATGAGCGACGACTCCCCGGCGCGCCGCGGTGGGCTGCGGCACCGCGATGTCATCGTCGAGGTGGACACCACCCCCATCGACTCCGAGGAGTCTTTTCGCCAGGCGGTCGAGAGCCTGCACACGGGGGAGGTGGTGCGGCTGAAAGTGTTGCGCCGCGGCCGCGCCTTCTACCTGGCCTTTGAGCGGTGA
- the holB gene encoding DNA polymerase III subunit delta', translated as MRKWSTLLGNQRSRQVLTQALRAGRMHHAYLFTGPTGVGKHTTAQSFAASLNCLKRHEEEWIDACGECSACKRIATGQHPDVLEIAPSGNFIKIDQIRAIQKAALSPPFEARFRAVILDQAHAMTEEGSNALLKTLEEPSARTLIFLITDQPNRLLDTIISRCQRLRFGALSEDEVARALPAVLEEPAEEALLRVAAGYGEGSLGRACEVLESGMLEQRAELIADVLAVPADRARQWLETGERYGKGNSELQAQLDVLIVYFRDLMLASRAERSRVINSDLDDLIDQGVARFALPDILRILDALMLSRERLRRHVNPQLLVEGVLDQIRQPSQTL; from the coding sequence GTGCGTAAGTGGTCGACGTTATTAGGAAATCAGCGAAGCCGACAGGTGTTAACGCAGGCGCTCCGTGCCGGGCGTATGCACCATGCGTACCTCTTCACCGGTCCTACCGGCGTGGGTAAGCACACCACGGCACAGAGCTTTGCGGCCAGCCTCAACTGTTTGAAACGACACGAAGAGGAGTGGATCGACGCCTGTGGGGAGTGCAGCGCCTGCAAACGCATCGCCACCGGCCAGCATCCCGACGTGCTGGAGATCGCGCCTTCGGGCAACTTCATCAAGATCGACCAGATTCGCGCCATCCAAAAGGCGGCGCTTTCGCCGCCTTTTGAAGCGCGTTTTCGCGCGGTGATTCTCGATCAGGCACACGCCATGACCGAAGAGGGCTCCAACGCCCTGCTCAAAACGCTGGAAGAGCCCAGCGCGCGCACCCTGATCTTTTTGATCACCGACCAGCCCAATCGTCTCCTGGACACGATCATCAGTCGTTGTCAGCGCCTGCGCTTCGGCGCGTTGAGCGAAGACGAAGTCGCCCGGGCCCTACCTGCGGTGCTCGAAGAGCCAGCAGAAGAGGCGCTGCTTCGGGTGGCCGCCGGCTACGGAGAGGGAAGCCTGGGGCGAGCCTGCGAGGTTCTGGAGTCGGGCATGCTGGAGCAGCGCGCCGAGCTCATCGCCGATGTGCTGGCGGTGCCCGCCGACCGCGCTCGCCAGTGGTTGGAGACCGGGGAGCGTTATGGCAAAGGAAACTCCGAGCTCCAGGCACAGCTCGATGTGCTGATCGTGTATTTTCGAGACCTGATGCTGGCCTCTCGCGCCGAACGCTCCCGCGTGATCAACAGCGACCTGGACGATCTTATCGACCAGGGCGTGGCGCGCTTTGCGCTGCCCGACATCCTGCGCATTCTCGACGCGCTGATGCTCTCGCGTGAACGCCTGCGGCGTCACGTCAATCCCCAGCTGCTCGTTGAGGGCGTGCTCGACCAGATTCGCCAGCCCTCGCAGACGCTATAA
- a CDS encoding PSP1 domain-containing protein translates to MTTTLFKPSRKQARPFGGKKKLYNVVSVRFRISQTRHNADARELQLKEGDHVIVDTERGPALARVCGLVSRQVLPTDSLPRVLRKATDTDIAQADKHADFEEQAYRFAITRIRARKLQMKLIRAQYMHDGSKLVFYFSADGRIDFRDLVKDLAHKFRTRIEMHQIGVRDGARMLGGIGPCGRELCCSTFLENFEPVSIRMAKDQGLTLNPKKVSGMCGRLMCCLVYEQQLYRRMRTKLPRAGKMVRTELGEAKILEVDVINRRVMVSYPDNNRKMLPVSEIELIDPNVVDRGVDSDASGEGRGSRRRSGSRGRGRSKSSRSRRSRSSADDSQSSRAPNKKRRGTSRTEQAPGDASSAGEGTATPAEESRKESGRSRKRRSSRRRSGRSRGKGRQGSRSEKRSEKPAENTAGGKKDAGDAAPRGARPDATKPDGAKHEGNAKRSSSKRRASRRRARGKKGGEKPPRSEGANNNSTSDKK, encoded by the coding sequence ATGACCACAACGCTCTTCAAGCCTTCCAGGAAGCAGGCGCGCCCCTTCGGCGGCAAAAAGAAGCTCTACAACGTGGTGTCGGTGCGCTTTCGCATCAGCCAGACGCGCCACAACGCCGACGCCCGCGAGCTCCAACTCAAAGAAGGTGACCACGTCATCGTCGACACCGAACGCGGCCCGGCGCTGGCTCGGGTCTGTGGCCTGGTGTCCCGCCAGGTTCTGCCCACCGACAGCCTGCCCCGGGTCTTGCGCAAGGCCACCGACACCGACATCGCCCAGGCCGACAAGCACGCCGACTTCGAAGAGCAGGCCTACCGCTTCGCGATCACCCGCATTCGCGCGCGCAAGTTGCAGATGAAACTCATCCGCGCGCAGTACATGCACGACGGCTCCAAGCTGGTCTTTTACTTCAGCGCCGACGGCCGCATCGACTTTCGCGACCTGGTCAAGGACCTGGCCCATAAGTTCCGCACCCGCATTGAAATGCACCAGATCGGGGTGCGCGACGGCGCGCGTATGCTCGGCGGCATTGGCCCCTGCGGCCGCGAGCTCTGCTGCAGCACCTTTCTGGAGAACTTCGAGCCGGTCTCCATCCGCATGGCCAAGGACCAGGGGCTAACGCTCAACCCCAAGAAAGTCTCGGGTATGTGCGGGCGGCTGATGTGCTGCCTGGTCTACGAGCAGCAACTCTACCGGCGTATGCGCACCAAACTGCCCCGCGCCGGCAAAATGGTGCGCACCGAGCTCGGCGAGGCCAAAATCCTGGAGGTTGACGTCATCAACCGCCGGGTGATGGTGAGCTACCCCGACAACAACCGCAAAATGCTGCCGGTGAGCGAGATCGAGCTCATCGATCCCAACGTCGTCGACCGTGGAGTCGACAGCGACGCCTCTGGCGAGGGCCGGGGCTCGCGCCGACGCTCCGGCTCCCGGGGACGCGGGCGCTCGAAGTCCTCGCGCTCCCGACGCTCGCGCAGCTCGGCCGACGACTCTCAGTCGTCGCGCGCTCCCAACAAGAAGCGCCGCGGCACCTCGCGCACCGAGCAAGCCCCCGGCGACGCGAGCTCCGCCGGCGAAGGCACCGCCACGCCAGCGGAGGAGTCCCGCAAAGAGTCGGGCCGCTCCCGCAAGCGTCGCTCCAGCCGCCGGCGCTCCGGCCGCTCCCGGGGCAAGGGCCGCCAGGGCTCACGCTCCGAGAAACGCTCCGAGAAACCCGCCGAAAACACCGCCGGCGGCAAAAAAGACGCCGGCGACGCCGCCCCCCGCGGCGCCAGGCCCGACGCCACCAAACCCGACGGCGCCAAACACGAGGGCAACGCCAAACGCTCCTCCAGCAAGCGCCGCGCCAGTCGCCGACGCGCCCGGGGCAAAAAAGGCGGCGAGAAGCCCCCGCGCTCCGAAGGCGCCAACAACAACTCCACCTCCGATAAAAAATGA
- the metG gene encoding methionine--tRNA ligase, whose product MSNFYLTTPIYYVNGAPHIGHAYTTIIADAFARYQRQQGDDVFFLTGTDEHGLKIQRAAEARDISPQELVDENSAKFRSLFDKLHLSYDRFIRTTDADHKKTVATMVERMKASGDIYLDTYEGWYAAADEAYYDESEIADGKALASGAEVEWVKEESYFFKLSKYAEPLLNWYKSGPDVVTPTGRRNEVAAFVEGGLRDLSISRTTFSWGIPMPENPEHVLYVWVDALTNYITAVGAFDDPARFAKFWPADIHFIGKDILRFHAVYWPAFLMSAGLPLPKQIVAHGWWTNEGVKMSKSLGNVIDAFELADRYDLDVLRYYMLREIPIGNDGNFSDERVVERNNAELADNIGNLVNRTFAMAGRFIGGTVPAPAPLEAPEDIALRDAAVATREAVDQAFAARELHRALEHLMAFSSEVNNYIQRTQPWALNKSGETARLEQTLYNALESIRWIALLAAPFTPDASRKILAGFGQTSEDDLRFATLDQWANLPAGTTLEAPGVLFSKLDPPAAEGQEKAAEAKPSKKKGKKDASQSDKKKKDDSESTGLIEFGDFTKVEIRVCEILTAEKVPGADKLLKLSANVGEETPRTIVAGIAKAFEPDELVGLRVAMVTNLKPAKLFGIKSEAMILAAKTTDGKLALARYDERVEVGTRIS is encoded by the coding sequence ATGTCGAACTTCTACCTGACCACCCCCATTTATTACGTCAACGGCGCTCCGCACATCGGTCACGCCTACACCACGATCATCGCCGACGCCTTCGCGCGCTACCAGCGCCAGCAGGGCGATGACGTCTTCTTTTTGACCGGCACCGATGAGCATGGCCTCAAGATTCAGCGCGCCGCCGAAGCCCGCGACATCTCTCCCCAGGAGCTGGTCGACGAGAACTCCGCAAAGTTCCGCTCGCTCTTTGATAAGCTGCACCTGAGCTACGACCGCTTCATCCGCACCACCGACGCCGACCATAAAAAAACCGTCGCGACGATGGTCGAGCGCATGAAAGCCTCCGGCGACATCTACCTGGACACCTACGAGGGCTGGTACGCCGCGGCCGATGAAGCCTATTACGACGAATCCGAAATCGCCGACGGCAAGGCTCTGGCCTCCGGGGCCGAGGTCGAGTGGGTCAAAGAAGAGAGCTACTTCTTTAAGCTGAGCAAATACGCCGAACCCCTGCTCAACTGGTACAAGAGCGGCCCCGATGTGGTCACCCCCACCGGCCGGCGCAACGAAGTGGCCGCCTTCGTCGAGGGTGGTCTGCGGGACCTCTCGATCAGCCGCACGACCTTCTCCTGGGGCATCCCCATGCCCGAGAACCCCGAGCACGTGCTCTACGTCTGGGTCGACGCGCTGACCAACTACATCACCGCGGTGGGCGCCTTTGACGATCCGGCGCGTTTCGCGAAGTTCTGGCCGGCCGACATTCACTTCATCGGCAAGGATATCCTGCGCTTCCACGCGGTGTACTGGCCGGCCTTCTTGATGAGCGCCGGGCTGCCCCTGCCCAAACAGATCGTGGCCCACGGCTGGTGGACCAACGAAGGCGTCAAGATGAGCAAGAGCCTGGGCAACGTCATCGACGCTTTTGAACTCGCCGATCGCTACGACCTCGACGTGTTGCGCTACTACATGCTGCGCGAGATCCCCATCGGCAACGACGGCAACTTCAGCGATGAGCGTGTCGTCGAGCGCAACAATGCCGAGCTGGCCGACAACATCGGCAACCTGGTCAACCGCACCTTCGCCATGGCCGGACGCTTCATCGGCGGCACCGTGCCCGCGCCCGCACCGCTGGAGGCACCGGAGGATATCGCGCTGCGCGACGCGGCCGTCGCCACCCGCGAGGCCGTCGACCAGGCCTTCGCCGCCCGCGAGTTGCACCGCGCGCTGGAGCACCTGATGGCCTTCTCCAGCGAGGTCAACAACTACATCCAGCGCACCCAGCCCTGGGCCCTGAACAAGTCCGGCGAAACCGCGCGCCTGGAGCAAACCCTCTACAATGCGCTGGAGTCGATCCGCTGGATCGCCCTGCTGGCCGCGCCCTTTACCCCGGATGCCTCGCGCAAGATTCTGGCCGGATTTGGCCAGACCTCCGAGGACGATCTGCGCTTTGCGACCCTGGACCAGTGGGCCAACCTGCCCGCCGGCACCACGCTAGAAGCGCCGGGAGTGCTCTTCTCCAAGCTCGATCCCCCGGCCGCCGAAGGTCAGGAGAAGGCCGCCGAGGCGAAGCCGTCTAAGAAGAAGGGCAAAAAAGACGCCTCGCAGTCGGACAAGAAAAAGAAAGACGACAGCGAAAGCACCGGGCTGATCGAGTTTGGCGACTTCACCAAAGTCGAGATCCGCGTCTGCGAGATCCTCACCGCCGAGAAGGTCCCGGGCGCCGACAAGCTCCTCAAGCTCAGCGCCAACGTGGGCGAAGAGACCCCGCGCACCATTGTGGCCGGCATCGCCAAGGCCTTTGAGCCCGACGAACTCGTGGGCCTGCGCGTGGCCATGGTCACCAACCTGAAGCCGGCCAAACTCTTTGGCATCAAGAGCGAGGCGATGATTCTGGCGGCCAAAACCACCGACGGAAAGCTCGCTCTGGCCCGCTACGACGAGCGGGTCGAGGTCGGCACCCGTATCAGCTAA
- a CDS encoding HEAT repeat domain-containing protein, with protein sequence MIARLAHISNSQARHREFARILHNQEGSEAERRALCLASLDDPYPPVRQEAAHALGDLMSPEVVELLAYWAGAQSPPPQTLASLQLADVALDWASPRARVGTLAALRRAPLPQRSAEVAADLLDDPHADVRYQALVTLYRVAPGHPALNQHLEALLHDPDSELAVTAAQILVDQARADALPALVQTWTNARRDRRLALGVAIAELIGSAGLDPAELPPHTRDTLITELSDALRTEAWLSQAARALALLDGQRASDALHTVIERWFAHPLLKLDAAAALVDLGDARGADHIARMLSSRRKDARGYALRLVGAKKIARHFDHLVKLATSDDYHADTALLALADYASAEARQVLETLAQTHPDPELRELASEGLRLGQSPEPIAPQPAARSVDGAP encoded by the coding sequence GTGATCGCAAGGCTTGCCCATATCTCCAACTCTCAGGCTCGCCACCGCGAGTTCGCGCGCATCCTCCACAATCAGGAGGGCTCCGAGGCCGAGCGGCGCGCGCTCTGCCTGGCGTCGCTCGACGATCCTTATCCCCCGGTGCGCCAGGAGGCCGCCCACGCTCTGGGCGATTTAATGAGCCCCGAGGTGGTCGAGCTTCTGGCGTACTGGGCCGGCGCCCAGTCCCCACCGCCCCAAACCCTCGCATCGCTTCAACTTGCGGATGTGGCGCTGGACTGGGCGAGCCCGCGCGCCCGGGTCGGCACACTGGCCGCGCTGCGACGGGCCCCCCTGCCGCAGCGAAGCGCCGAGGTGGCCGCCGACCTCCTCGACGATCCCCACGCCGACGTGCGCTACCAGGCGCTGGTCACCCTCTACCGCGTCGCCCCCGGCCACCCGGCGCTCAATCAGCATCTCGAAGCGCTCCTCCACGACCCCGACAGCGAGCTGGCCGTGACCGCTGCGCAGATCCTGGTCGACCAGGCCCGCGCCGACGCCCTCCCCGCCCTGGTGCAAACCTGGACCAACGCCCGGCGCGACAGGCGCCTGGCGCTGGGCGTGGCCATCGCCGAGCTCATCGGCAGCGCCGGGCTCGATCCGGCGGAGTTGCCGCCGCATACCCGCGACACGCTCATCACCGAGTTGAGTGACGCGCTGCGCACCGAGGCCTGGCTCTCCCAGGCGGCCCGCGCCCTGGCGCTGCTCGACGGCCAGCGCGCCTCCGACGCCCTGCACACCGTCATTGAGCGCTGGTTTGCCCACCCGCTCCTCAAGCTCGACGCGGCCGCCGCGCTGGTCGACCTGGGCGACGCCCGGGGCGCCGACCATATCGCCCGCATGTTGAGTTCGCGTCGCAAAGACGCCCGCGGCTACGCCCTGCGCCTGGTCGGCGCCAAAAAGATTGCCAGACACTTCGACCACCTGGTGAAGCTGGCCACCTCCGACGACTACCACGCCGACACCGCCCTGCTGGCCCTGGCCGACTACGCCAGCGCCGAGGCGCGCCAGGTCCTCGAAACCCTGGCCCAGACCCACCCCGACCCCGAGCTCCGAGAGCTCGCCAGCGAAGGCCTGCGTCTGGGGCAGTCCCCCGAACCCATCGCCCCCCAGCCGGCCGCTCGCTCGGTCGACGGGGCTCCCTGA
- a CDS encoding TatD family hydrolase yields the protein MSTPRLFDTHAHLDFPDIADHLDEILSAGRQLGLERVVSIGASRGLESNYRALEIARTYDFIRCTAGIHPHDAAMCTDEVFETIATEFASLPEVVAIGESGLDYHYDKAPREVQIEVFRRFLNLANQVQKPIVIHSREAEEDTVRLLHETQTTGGILHCFTASQAMADQVLELDFYISFSGIVTFKSARDILDVATRVPLDRLLIETDSPYLAPVPYRGKRNRPGYVRHTAEVIADARGITLDELAEATFHNACQVYNWPDA from the coding sequence ATGAGCACCCCGCGTCTCTTTGATACCCACGCCCACCTGGATTTCCCCGACATCGCCGACCACCTCGACGAGATCCTCAGCGCCGGCCGCCAGCTCGGGCTGGAGCGTGTGGTCTCCATCGGCGCCAGCCGCGGCCTGGAGTCCAACTACCGCGCCCTGGAGATCGCCCGCACATACGACTTCATCCGCTGCACCGCCGGCATCCATCCCCACGACGCGGCCATGTGCACCGACGAGGTCTTTGAGACCATCGCCACCGAGTTTGCGTCGCTGCCCGAGGTCGTGGCCATCGGCGAATCCGGCCTCGACTACCACTACGACAAAGCCCCACGCGAGGTGCAGATCGAGGTCTTTCGACGTTTCCTGAACCTGGCCAACCAGGTCCAAAAGCCCATCGTCATCCACAGCCGCGAGGCCGAAGAAGACACCGTGCGCCTCTTGCATGAGACCCAGACCACCGGGGGCATCCTGCACTGCTTCACCGCCTCGCAGGCCATGGCCGACCAGGTGCTGGAACTCGACTTCTACATCTCGTTCTCGGGGATCGTGACCTTTAAGAGCGCCCGCGACATCCTCGACGTCGCCACCCGGGTCCCCCTGGACCGCCTGCTCATCGAGACCGACTCGCCCTACCTGGCGCCGGTGCCCTACCGGGGCAAACGCAACCGCCCGGGCTACGTGCGCCACACCGCCGAGGTGATCGCCGACGCCCGCGGAATCACACTCGACGAGCTGGCCGAGGCCACCTTCCACAACGCCTGCCAGGTCTACAACTGGCCCGATGCCTGA
- a CDS encoding ABC transporter ATP-binding protein — MSSQPPLSTASDASPANTIVRVRGLHKAYGDFTAVDHIELDVPRGEVFGVLGPNGAGKTTTLRMITGLIAPDGGQITIDGHDLARDPVKARQVTGFIPDRPYVYDKLTAFEYLRFIGGLYSMKADRVARRIDELLTLFGLREWSDGLIESFSHGMKQRLVFCGALLPEPSVLVVDEPMVGLDPKGHRLIKSLFRELVADQKMSILLSTHTLEVAEEVCDRVVIINHGRIVARGSLGELRLESGQTDGSLEQVFLRITEETQAERDQAVAQRFGHEQGDPS; from the coding sequence ATGAGCTCCCAGCCCCCCCTCTCCACCGCCTCCGACGCCTCGCCGGCCAACACCATCGTGCGGGTGCGCGGGCTGCATAAAGCCTACGGCGACTTCACCGCCGTCGATCACATTGAGCTCGACGTGCCCCGCGGCGAGGTCTTTGGGGTGCTCGGTCCCAACGGTGCCGGCAAGACCACGACCCTGCGCATGATCACCGGGCTCATCGCCCCCGACGGCGGCCAAATCACCATCGACGGACACGACCTGGCCCGCGACCCGGTGAAGGCGCGCCAGGTCACCGGATTTATCCCGGACCGCCCCTACGTCTACGATAAGCTCACCGCCTTTGAGTACCTGCGCTTCATCGGCGGGCTCTACTCCATGAAGGCCGACCGCGTGGCCCGCCGCATCGACGAGCTTCTCACCCTCTTCGGGCTCCGGGAGTGGAGCGACGGCCTCATTGAGAGCTTCTCCCACGGCATGAAACAACGCCTGGTCTTCTGCGGCGCGCTCCTGCCCGAGCCCAGCGTCCTGGTGGTCGACGAGCCCATGGTCGGTCTCGACCCCAAGGGCCACCGCCTCATCAAGAGCCTCTTTCGCGAGCTGGTGGCCGACCAGAAGATGTCCATCCTCCTCTCCACCCACACCCTGGAGGTGGCCGAGGAGGTCTGCGATCGCGTCGTGATCATCAACCACGGGCGCATCGTGGCCCGCGGCTCCCTGGGGGAACTGCGCCTGGAGTCGGGCCAGACCGACGGCAGCCTGGAACAGGTCTTTTTGCGCATCACCGAAGAGACGCAGGCCGAGCGCGACCAGGCCGTCGCCCAACGCTTTGGCCATGAACAGGGAGACCCCTCGTGA
- a CDS encoding putative ABC transporter permease subunit gives MIRELIGVKLRMVRGTLRSDEGRLRGPFFAVLSLLFAAALFRSGHFIVTQSLMLEPVGELLVQRLLAITLLVFFGLLIFSNIVTSFSSFYLADDLEFLMAQPIPKDQLFTSRYLEAMLQSSWVIILFGVPLFSAIGYGMGAHWSFYPYLLLMLLPFVAIPTGVASILALLVTNILAANRTRDAALFFGLVGFTTLFVVIRSVQPERLLNPESFDSIGELMRLLSVPTTSYLPSDWVISMLAGPLFGREVDLLWPASFLFLTPLALYFVAAWLHRPLYFRGYTKTQEGRHGGGLMTRARNWAVERSTRAGGTLAERLEALGARGPQALNSLRALVHKDQAIFTRDASQWSQLLIVVAIIVIYLVNFKYFEIAADEALLGDVGLNFFNLAACSFVTVTLCGRFLFPAVSVEGRSFWLILQAPITLERFLVGKWLGSLLPIVILGQALIWSSNLLVGTPLLTCLLSSLQILIITTICAALAVGMGALYPQFHNPNAAKIASSFGAVIFMISCIFLTLMLLGMWFYPTMALTQPQRFGNLGLTTWALAGLGVVIAAAVPAVAIKAGARALRARF, from the coding sequence GTGATTCGAGAGCTGATTGGCGTGAAGCTGCGCATGGTCCGCGGCACCCTGCGCTCCGACGAGGGCCGACTGCGCGGCCCCTTCTTCGCGGTGTTGAGCCTGCTCTTTGCCGCCGCCCTCTTTCGCTCCGGCCACTTCATCGTCACCCAGTCGCTGATGCTGGAGCCGGTGGGCGAACTCCTGGTGCAACGCCTCCTGGCGATCACGCTCCTGGTGTTCTTCGGGCTGCTGATCTTCAGCAACATCGTCACCTCGTTCAGCTCCTTTTACCTGGCCGACGATCTTGAATTTCTGATGGCCCAGCCCATCCCCAAAGACCAGCTCTTCACCTCCCGCTACCTGGAGGCGATGCTCCAGTCGAGCTGGGTGATCATCCTCTTCGGGGTGCCCCTCTTCTCGGCGATCGGCTACGGCATGGGAGCCCACTGGAGCTTCTACCCCTACCTGCTCCTGATGCTCCTGCCCTTTGTGGCCATCCCCACCGGGGTGGCCTCCATTTTGGCGCTCCTGGTCACCAACATCCTGGCGGCCAACCGCACCCGCGACGCCGCGCTCTTCTTCGGGCTGGTGGGCTTTACCACCCTCTTTGTGGTGATCCGCTCGGTGCAGCCCGAGCGCCTGCTCAACCCGGAGAGCTTCGACTCGATTGGCGAGTTGATGCGCCTGCTCTCGGTCCCCACCACCTCGTACCTGCCCAGCGACTGGGTCATCTCCATGCTCGCCGGCCCCCTCTTCGGCCGGGAGGTCGATCTGCTCTGGCCGGCGAGCTTTTTGTTTCTGACGCCCCTGGCCCTCTACTTTGTGGCCGCCTGGCTGCATCGCCCCCTCTACTTTCGCGGCTACACCAAAACCCAGGAGGGGCGCCACGGCGGCGGCCTGATGACCCGGGCCCGCAACTGGGCCGTGGAGCGATCCACCCGCGCCGGCGGCACCCTCGCCGAGCGCCTGGAGGCGCTCGGCGCCCGGGGGCCCCAAGCGCTCAACTCGCTTCGCGCCCTGGTGCATAAAGACCAGGCCATCTTCACCCGCGACGCCAGCCAATGGTCCCAGCTCCTGATCGTGGTGGCGATCATCGTCATTTACCTGGTCAACTTTAAGTACTTTGAGATCGCCGCCGATGAGGCCCTCCTGGGCGATGTCGGGCTGAACTTCTTCAACCTGGCGGCCTGCTCCTTTGTGACCGTGACCCTCTGCGGACGTTTCCTCTTCCCGGCGGTCAGCGTGGAGGGGCGCTCCTTCTGGCTGATCCTGCAGGCGCCGATCACGCTGGAGCGTTTTCTGGTGGGCAAGTGGCTGGGCAGCCTCCTGCCCATCGTGATCCTGGGTCAGGCCCTGATCTGGTCGTCGAACCTGCTGGTGGGCACGCCCCTGTTGACCTGCCTGTTGAGCAGCCTGCAGATCCTGATCATCACCACCATCTGCGCGGCGCTGGCCGTGGGCATGGGCGCACTCTACCCGCAGTTTCACAACCCCAACGCCGCCAAGATCGCGTCGAGCTTCGGGGCAGTGATCTTTATGATCTCGTGCATCTTTTTGACCTTGATGCTCCTGGGGATGTGGTTCTATCCCACCATGGCGCTGACCCAGCCCCAGCGCTTTGGCAATCTGGGCCTGACCACCTGGGCCCTGGCCGGGCTGGGAGTCGTGATCGCGGCGGCCGTACCGGCGGTCGCCATCAAGGCCGGCGCCCGCGCGCTGCGCGCGCGTTTCTAA